One genomic window of Nicotiana sylvestris chromosome 10, ASM39365v2, whole genome shotgun sequence includes the following:
- the LOC104232879 gene encoding cryptochrome-1-like, whose amino-acid sequence MSSGGCSIVWFRRDLRLEDNPALAAGVRAGAVIALFIWAPEEEGYYCPGRVSRWWIKQSLAHLDSSLKSLGTSLITKRSTDSISSLLDVVKSTGATQVFFNHLYDPISLVRDHRAKEALTAEGVSVRSFNADLLYEPWEVVDDEGRPFTTFSAFWDRCLTMPYDPEAPLLPPKRIISGDASRCPSDNLVFESESEKGSNALLARAWSPGWSNADKALATFINGPLIEYSKNRRKADTATTSFLSPRLHFGEVSVRKVFHRIRIKQVLWANEGNKEGEESTNLFIKSIVLREFSRYMSSNHPYSHERPLLGHLKYFPWLVDEGYFKAWRQGRTGYPLVDAGMRELWATGWLHDRIRVVVSTFSIKVLQLPWTWGMKYFWDTLLDADLESDALGWQYITGTLPDGCEFDQFYNPQFEGYKFDPKGEYVRRWLPELARLPTEWIHHPWDAPEPVLQAAGIELGYNYPLPIVEIDAAKERLEDALSQMWQREAATRASIENGMEEGHGDSTDFVPIAFPQAMQMEMDPETARNNTTRNAIRCYDDQIVPSMSSSFFRTEDEESSVDIRNSVVESRAEVPIMLMYN is encoded by the exons ATGTCAAGTGGTGGTTGTAGCATAGTATGGTTTAGGAGGGATCTGAGGTTAGAAGATAACCCAGCACTGGCTGCTGGAGTGAGAGCAGGTGCAGTAATTGCATTGTTTATATGGGCTCCTGAAGAAGAAGGATATTATTGTCCTGGTAGGGTATCAAGATGGTGGATTAAACAAAGTTTAGCTCATCTTGATTCCTCTTTGAAGAGCCTTGGAACTTCCCTAATTACAAAGAGATCTACTGATAGTATTTCTTCTCTTCTTGATGTTGTGAAATCTACTGGTGCAACTCAGGTCTTTTTCAATCATCTATATG ACCCAATATCACTTGTCAGGGATCATCGTGCAAAGGAAGCCTTAACAGCTGAAGGTGTATCTGTGCGCTCCTTCAATGCTGATTTACTATACGAACCATGGGAAGTTGTCGATGATGAAGGTCGCCCATTCACAACGTTTTCAGCTTTCTGGGACAGATGCCTTACCATGCCTTATGACCCTGAAGCTCCACTTCTTCCACCTAAAAGGATAATATCTG GAGATGCATCAAGATGCCCTTCAGACAACTTGGTATTTGAGAGCGAATCAGAGAAAGGAAGCAACGCACTTCTTGCTCGAGCGTGGTCTCCTGGTTGGAGCAATGCTGACAAGGCACTGGCTACTTTCATTAATGGACCATTAATTGAGTATTCCAAGAATCGTAGGAAAGCTGATACTGCAACAACCTCATTTCTGTCCCCACGTTTACATTTTGGTGAAGTCAGTGTTCGTAAGGTATTCCATCGTATTCGTATCAAGCAAGTTCTCTGGGCCAATGAAGGAAACAAAGAAGGTGAAGAAAGTACCAACTTGTTCATCAAGTCCATTGTCCTTAGAGAGTTCTCAAGATACATGAGCTCTAATCATCCTTACAGTCATGAAAGACCACTACTTGGTCACCTAAAGTACTTCCCTTGGTTAGTAGATGAGGGCTATTTTAAGGCTTGGAGACAAGGTAGAACAGGTTATCCTTTGGTTGATGCAGGTATGAGAGAGCTTTGGGCTACTGGCTGGCTACATGATCGCATTCGAGTTGTTGTTTCTACTTTTTCTATTAAGGTTCTGCAGCTTCCTTGGACATGGGGAATGAAGTATTTCTGGGACACTTTGTTAGATGCAGATCTTGAAAGTGATGCTCTCGGTTGGCAATATATTACCGGTACCCTACCTGATGGTTGTGAGTTTGATCAATTTTATAATCCACAG TTTGAGGGATACAAGTTTGATCCTAAAGGAGAATATGTTCGCCGATGGCTTCCTGAACTTGCTAGACTGCCCACTGAATGGATACACCACCCTTGGGATGCACCAGAACCTGTACTTCAAGCTGCTGGCATTGAGCTTGGTTACAATTATCCTCTTCCGATTGTTGAAATCGATGCAGCAAAAGAAAGACTAGAAGACGCCCTATCACAAATGTGGCAGCGTGAAGCAGCTACAAGAGCTTCTATTGAGAATGGAATGGAGGAAGGACATGGCGACTCTACCGATTTTGTCCCAATAGCATTTCCTCAGGCCATGCAGATGGAAATGGATCCTGAAACAGCCAGGAACAATACTACAAGAAATGCTATTCGATGTTATGATGATCAGATAGTCCCTAGCATGTCATCTTCTTTTTTTAGAACTGAAGATGAAGAATCCTCTGTGGATATCAGAAATTCAGTTGTGGAGAGTAGAGCAGAAGTTCCAATAATGTTGATGTATAACTGA